In Leptolyngbya sp. O-77, the genomic window GTTTACGTCGAAGGCGCAAAGCTTTCGATGGGCGATATTCACTTCTCCCAAGGGGATGGAGAAATTTCGTTCTGCGGTGCGATCGAAATGTCGGGCTATATCGATCTGCATGTGGACATTATCAAGGGCGGCATGGAGAAATATGGCATGGTGAATCCTATCTTTAAGCCGGGCCCTGTTGAACCTAGATATTCGGAATACCTGGTTTTTGAGGGAATTTCGGTCGATGAATTCACGGGCAAGCAATATTACATGGATGTCCACATTGCGTATCGGCGGGCCTGTTTGAATGCGATTGAGTATTTGAAGAAGTTTGGCTATACGGGCGAACAGGCTTATCTATTGCTCAGTTGCGCCCCGGTGGAAGGGCGGGTGAGCGGCATTGTAGATATTCCAAATGCCTGCGCGACGCTGGCGATTCCGACAGAAATTTTTGACCAGAATATCTTACCTGTTTAGCGATCGCCCCTTTTGTCCTACTGCCTCGCCCCGCTACCTTTTTTAGGTATCGCATTTTAGGTATCGCAGAGAAGGAGCTAAAGGTAAAAACTGAAAGTATGAACCAAAATTGCAGGATGCAGAACAACTATGCCGTTATACGAATTTCGCTGTCCGGAGTGTGGCATTTTTGATCAGTGGCGATCGCTCGATGAGCGCAACCTCCCTGCTGAATGTCCCACCTGTCAGCAGCCAGCCCAGCGCATTTTCTCGCCGCCGGCCATCCTGTCAGGCTCTCTCCGCCTCAAGCAGGAAGCGAAGGAACCCAAACTGATTCAGCGCACAGAAGAGCGATCGCCCCCAGGGGTCAAAAATCACACCGGGGGTCGCCCGTGGATGATTAGCCATTAGGATGATGCTGATTCCGCTTTCAGTTCATCTTCCCGATCCTGCTGCGGATGGAAATAATCGTAAATCTGCTGCGCCATTTTGGGGCCGATGCCGGGAACTTCGGTGATTTGTTGGGCAGTGGCTTCGCGCAGATAGTCGATCGAGCGGAAGTGGGCCAGAAGCTGCTTTTGACGGTGATGCCCCCAGACCCGGATATCCTCCAGGCGAGAGCGCCTCATGCGATCGCTCCGCTGCTGTCGGTGGAAGCTGACGGCAAAGCGGTGTGCCTCATCGCGCAGTCGCCGCAAAAGCTGCACCCCCGGCTGCTCGGCCTCCGTCGTCAGCGGTAGGGATTCCCCCGGCAGAAAAATCTCTTCGCGCTGCTTGGCCAGGCTAACCACCTTCACGTCTTCTAGCAGATTCATTTCTCGCAGCACGGCAACCACCGCCGAAAGCTGCCCCTTGCCGCCGTCGATCATCACCAGGTCAGGAAAATCGGGATTGCCCACCCGCTGCACATTCGGGTCTTGGGCATAGCGGCGGAAGCGGCGCTGAATCACCTCTGCCATGCTGGCGAAGTCGTCGGAATGCCCCGATTTCACAGTGGGATTTTTGATCTTGTAGCGGCGATAGTGCTGCTTGGCGGGCATTCCGTCCACAAACACCACCTGCGACGCGACCGCATCTGACCCCTGAATGTGGGAAATGTCGTAGCCCTCGATGCGGTGGGGCAGGTCGGGCAGGTCGAGGATTTCCGCCAGGTCGAGCATGGCCTGATTATTGCGATCGGCAAAGCGCTGGGTGCGGGCCAGCTCATAGCCCGCGTTGCGCTCCACCATATCGATCAGGTCGGCTTTGGTCTGGCGCTGCGGCAGGAAAATGTGAACCTTGCGCCCGCGCCGCTGGGTGAGAAACTCCGCCAGAATGTCGCCGTCGGGCAGCTCGTGCTGCACCAAAATTTCCGCCGGAATCTCGATCGCCTCAACGGTTTGATAATGTTCCTCTAGCACCCGCTGCAAGATGGCTCCCGGCGTGCCCGACTGGGCATCCGCCACAAAGCCCAGCCGCCCCACCAGCCGCCCCGCGCGAATTTGAAAAAGCTGAATACAGGCGTGGTGTTCGTCGGCTGCTAGGGCGATCGCATCTCGTGACACCGTATCATCCGGCGACTGC contains:
- a CDS encoding FmdB family zinc ribbon protein, producing MPLYEFRCPECGIFDQWRSLDERNLPAECPTCQQPAQRIFSPPAILSGSLRLKQEAKEPKLIQRTEERSPPGVKNHTGGRPWMISH
- the uvrC gene encoding excinuclease ABC subunit UvrC → MSSSPHLTPLLKDPDRLEARLKEIPQEPGVYFMRDAADNIIYIGKSKSLRSRVRSYFREDPYREYRIACMTKQVVEIEFIVTDTEAEALALEANLIKQHQPHFNVLLKDDKKYPFLCITWSEEYPRIFITRKRKLNSKDRYYGPYVDVGLLRRTLNLVKRVFPLRQRPQPLFKDRPCLNYDIGRCPGVCQRLISPEDYRKTLQKVAMIFQGRTQELEAILTTAMEKAAEDLNFEYAARLRDQIRGIQSLGADQKVQSPDDTVSRDAIALAADEHHACIQLFQIRAGRLVGRLGFVADAQSGTPGAILQRVLEEHYQTVEAIEIPAEILVQHELPDGDILAEFLTQRRGRKVHIFLPQRQTKADLIDMVERNAGYELARTQRFADRNNQAMLDLAEILDLPDLPHRIEGYDISHIQGSDAVASQVVFVDGMPAKQHYRRYKIKNPTVKSGHSDDFASMAEVIQRRFRRYAQDPNVQRVGNPDFPDLVMIDGGKGQLSAVVAVLREMNLLEDVKVVSLAKQREEIFLPGESLPLTTEAEQPGVQLLRRLRDEAHRFAVSFHRQQRSDRMRRSRLEDIRVWGHHRQKQLLAHFRSIDYLREATAQQITEVPGIGPKMAQQIYDYFHPQQDREDELKAESASS